The genomic stretch TTATAATAGTCCTCAGATTTCAATAACCCATTTATTGACAAGCCTTCTTTTCCTTAAGAGGCCTCCCTTTTCAGGGTTTAGATCTTCTATGCTAATTAAATGTCAGTTCGCGAGCTATAATAACTACTGCGATTGACAGCATTACGTGTTCTCCTAAGCATGGGGTCAGAACAATGGCTTTTTTCTGATGTCGAGCTATATATGCATTGAATTGAGTTTAAAGCCCTGCGATCCGTAGTTGAGCAAGTTATACCAACGAGGCTGTTATTTTTCATGCACATAAAAACTGGTAACTCTTTTTAAAAAGAAGTGTTCAGATTATTACTTAACTTTATTAGATTCCAacaataaatgattaaaattaaacgttttaTCACTTTATTGAATTGAATAACTAATGCTGATATTGGCattattttcgtgctgcagaagagggctgttcgtgcgatctataaaatgggtccgggagagtcattgagagataaatttaaagatgttaagataatgatAGTTTTtagtcaatacatatttgaaaatttaatgtatgttcacataaatatatctaaatttaagagaaaatgtgacagcaataatttgaacattacaagcaaaaataaacttgcagtgcaatatactagactacataagataagttattcatttaaaggaaattgtatacaattttacaataaattaccagttgatatcttggagatgtctccgaaaaagtttaaagtttatataaacgtaagcttatagaaaagtcctattatagtgttgtgggtattttgataataaagtaGTTGTCATCCAACACGAGTTTCATTAACATAACATGGTGGCAGCGGTGggaaattaattaagttaatgtTGATATAGTGCCGTGTTTGCTTtgatttactataataaaagtaGTAAACGGTGGATTGCATATTTATTCGCAATGGAGCATGCAAGACCCCCGCCGGAACTCAGTGTGGATGGCAGCCCAGTCAGCCGGGCTGACGCGTGGAAGAAATGGAAGACACAATTTCAGTTATTCATAAAAGCTGCAGGTGTGCATAAGGAAGACCCAGCAGTACAAGCTAGCTTATTGATCAATTTAATAGGATCGGACGGATTTGATGTTTATCAAACGTTTACTTTCGAAAAGGAAACCGATCGCGATGACGTTGCAGTTCTATTGAAAAAGTTTGACAGCTACTTTGGTGTGAAGCCGAATATTACATTAGCCAGATACAACTTTTTCACAAGAAACCAAGTTGAAGGGGAATCGATAAATCAATACGTCACGGCATTGAAGCTTTTAACTAAAACTTGTGTGTTTTCATTGCTGGAAGAGGAGTTGATCAGAGATAGAATCGTGTGTGGCATAAGAAATACGGTCGTTCGAGATCGCTTACTGCGTACGGACGAGCTAACTTTGGAAAAGGCGATAAAAATATGCCAAGCCGACGAAGTTTCAATGGATGGCACGCGCCAGCTAGAAACTCGTGCAGGTAGCTCGAGCGGAGCGTCCATCGATGCGGTGGAAGCGCGCGGCAGAGATCGCGCCTCTGGCAGCCGGCGATGGAACGCGTACAGCAGTGGAAGTCGTGCGGCGCGCGGCGCGCCCGCGCATCGGCGCGGAGGTCATGCCGCCGGTCGGGTGGAAACCCGAGCAGCAGCGGCGTGTAAGCATTGTGGGCAGTTTTGCGAATCGCGATTTCAGTGTTTTGCGGCGGGCGTAAAGTGCTATTTATGCGGTGGGCAAAATCATTTTGCCAGGATGTGTAGTGATCGTGCTAAAAAAGTTTACGACATCGATGTTTATGCGGAGAATGACGGGGTAAATTCCGATAGTGATAGTGGCGAGTCGTTTTTTATATCAATGATAGCGAACACCTCGCAACGTAGATATGCGGAGGATTGGTTTGAAACATTGACTGGTGAGTATGGCGTCGAAAGATTTAAGCTGGATACGGGAGCAGACATAAATGTTATTTCTTTCGAAAGATTTCTATTGTTAGGATATAATATCAGTGTAATAAATAGAAAGACTAATGTCAAACTTCAGTCATACAGTGGTAATATTATTCCTATAAAAGGAATATGTGATTTGAATTGGTGGTATAAacacaaattatataaattgaagTTTGCTGTAGCGAGCATTAGCTGTCAAAGTGTTCTTGGAAGGCAAGCTTGCACGGAGTTAGGTTTGGTAAAGCGTGTACACGATATAAA from Pararge aegeria chromosome 15, ilParAegt1.1, whole genome shotgun sequence encodes the following:
- the LOC120630126 gene encoding uncharacterized protein K02A2.6-like — encoded protein: MEHARPPPELSVDGSPVSRADAWKKWKTQFQLFIKAAGVHKEDPAVQASLLINLIGSDGFDVYQTFTFEKETDRDDVAVLLKKFDSYFGVKPNITLARYNFFTRNQVEGESINQYVTALKLLTKTCVFSLLEEELIRDRIVCGIRNTVVRDRLLRTDELTLEKAIKICQADEVSMDGTRQLETRAGSSSGASIDAVEARGRDRASGSRRWNAYSSGSRAARGAPAHRRGGHAAGRVETRAAAACKHCGQFCESRFQCFAAGVKCYLCGGQNHFARMCSDRAKKVYDIDVYAENDGVNSDSDSGESFFISMIANTSQRRYAEDWFETLTGEYGVERFKLDTGADINVISFERFLLLGYNISVINRKTNVKLQSYSGNIIPIKGICDLNWWYKHKLYKLKFAVASISCQSVLGRQACTELGLVKRVHDINLSYYDNLFRGIGCLPGTYSIVIDKSVSPVVSAPRKIPLSLRDKLQVELKRMVDCGVIRKVTHPTQWVNSLVIAAKKNGGIRLCLDPRPLNCAIQRAHFQLPTINEIATKLTGAQYFSVLDANSGFWAIKLDSKSADLCTFSTPFGRYQFLRLPFGLNCASEVFHSTLKQLLEDLVGVDLFIDDIICWGRNKNEHDQRLTALLNRAQEINLKFNKDKCKICVTEVVYLGHVFNKNGMKPDADKVKAIKNMPIPNDKKSLERFLGATNYLSKFIPNYSNYTVQLTQLLKKESTWYWDNIHDRAISKLKELVSSAPVLALYDVTRPVVLSVDASSVALGAVLMQDGRPVEYASRTLTDTQTRYAQIEKELLAIVYACEKYHQYIFGKKICNCRNGS